The Thermosynechococcus sp. CL-1 genomic interval AAAGGGGAGTATTACGGAAGTTCCTTGTAGTTCTGTGAGGTAGAGTTGGGCTAGTTTTTGGCGGCGCTGGTTCCATTCATCAAGGTACTGCAATTTCACCCGTAGGATCGCGGCCTGTAGAGGATCGAGGCGACTGTTGACCCCTTGCACTTCATTTACATACTTAACCCGTGAGCCATAGTTCCGCAACATACGAATGCGATCGCTCAACTCGGGGTTATTGGTCGTTATAGCCCCCGCATCCCCAAGGGCACCCAAGTTCTTGCCGGGGTAAAAGCTCCATGCGACAGCATCCCCGTGGGCACCAATTCGCTTCCCTTTGTAGCGTGCACCATGAGCCTGAGCAGCGTCTTCGAGTACCCAGAGCTGATAATGGCGAGCAATCTCTAGGATCGGGTCAAGATCAGCCGGTTGACCATAGAGATGGACGGGTAGAATCACTTTGGTGTTGGCAGTGATCGCCGCTTCAATCTTGAGGGGATCAATATTGTAGGTATGGAGATCAGGCTCCACTGGCACAGGAATAGCTCCGCACTGACTGACGGCTAGCCAAGTGGCGATATAGGTGTTGCTGGGAACAATGACTTCGTCTCCATGGGTCACCCCCATTGCCCGCAAAGCAAGCACAAGAGCATCTAAACCATTACCAACACCAATGGCATAATTGGCACCGCAGTAAGCAGCCCATTCAGCTTCAAAGGCTTCTACCTCTGCACCAAGGATGTACCAGCCGGAGTCAAGCACACGGGCAACGGCAGCATCAATTTCCGCTTTGAGTTCGCGGTAGGCCGCCCTCAAGTCAAGAAAGGGAATCGTTGTCATGGCATTGAGCGCTTCTGAGCAAGGGCTAGGAATTCGTCGTAGTTGCGGATGTAATCGCTTTCATCATAGGGGGCAGAGGCTAAAACCATACACACGGCACCCGAGGAGAAGTTATCGAGGTATCGCCACATCATTGGGCAAATATACAGGCCAAAGTAGGAGCGGTTCAGGTGATAACGCTGCTTGCGATCGCCATCATCGAGGACAACATCAAAACTACCAGACATGGCCACCACAAATTCATGCAGCGCCTTGTGGGCATGGGCACCGCGATCGGCACCGCCGGGAACATCATAGAGGTAGTACACCCGCTCGATTTTGAAGGGGATATGACGCTCTCCCTCAATAAAGGTCAGATTACCCCTTGGATCCGTAATTTTGGGGAGTTGAATAATCCGACAATTATCTATGTGGCTAAGCATAATCAGCTACTGCTCTTTTTTAGCAACAATTACCAATTCAGCGGCAATATCGGGATACCTCTCACCTAGCTTCATAAAGGCACGTAACATCTCTGGCGTCCAACTTTCTTCTAGTTGTCGATCAGAGAGAGGCTTGAGCCAGTAGCCACCAAAAAATTCGATACTCAACCCAGCAAGAGTAAAATCACGCCGAAAGGTTTCTGGTGTATAAATCCGACGATGGCCATGATGAATGTCCTTTTCACTCATAGTTTCCTCGTGTGGAATCAATCCCATCACAACTGCTGCCTGACGATGAATTGAGCGAGCATTGGGAACAGCAGCCAGAATAACACCTGTCTTGGGAACTAGCCAGTTTCGGATCGTACTTAAGATTAGAACTGGATCATCGACATGTTCCAAGACGTGCCCCAAGATAATCACATCATAAAAGCAGACAGGCTGAAAGTTTTCAATGAGTGAGTTGTATATCTGTAAGTCAGGAAACTGCTGACGCAAATTTTCAGCAAAAATCTTAGAGCCCTCTAATATATCAGGTTTTACTCCATCATTGATTAGTAACTGCGTCATTATTCCTTCCGCAGGGCCTATTTCCAAAATACGATTCAAAGGTTGAGGAAAATACCTCCGAAAAACTTGGTAAGAGTACTCAATCGTTGCTATAGCAGTCGGAAGAGTGTACCAGCTATCAGATGCGACATTGTCAAGGCGATTAATTTCTGCAATAGGTGGTTGGTTGATTTCTTCGTGACTCATCATTAATCTCCTCAAGTTAACGGCTAAAGTCAATTATAAATTTTGGCAATTCACTGATATTATCTAGGATTACTACGCTAGTATAGCGTTCTAAGAAATATTTTGATCTTTGTCCACAAGAAACCCCTATAAATCTCACATTTGCTTTCTCAGCAGCTAAGGCATCCGTCTCAGTATCTCCACAGTGACATAGTGGGTTTACTTGAA includes:
- a CDS encoding bifunctional 2-polyprenyl-6-hydroxyphenol methylase/3-demethylubiquinol 3-O-methyltransferase UbiG produces the protein MMSHEEINQPPIAEINRLDNVASDSWYTLPTAIATIEYSYQVFRRYFPQPLNRILEIGPAEGIMTQLLINDGVKPDILEGSKIFAENLRQQFPDLQIYNSLIENFQPVCFYDVIILGHVLEHVDDPVLILSTIRNWLVPKTGVILAAVPNARSIHRQAAVVMGLIPHEETMSEKDIHHGHRRIYTPETFRRDFTLAGLSIEFFGGYWLKPLSDRQLEESWTPEMLRAFMKLGERYPDIAAELVIVAKKEQ
- a CDS encoding FdtA/QdtA family cupin domain-containing protein translates to MLSHIDNCRIIQLPKITDPRGNLTFIEGERHIPFKIERVYYLYDVPGGADRGAHAHKALHEFVVAMSGSFDVVLDDGDRKQRYHLNRSYFGLYICPMMWRYLDNFSSGAVCMVLASAPYDESDYIRNYDEFLALAQKRSMP
- a CDS encoding DegT/DnrJ/EryC1/StrS aminotransferase family protein, yielding MTTIPFLDLRAAYRELKAEIDAAVARVLDSGWYILGAEVEAFEAEWAAYCGANYAIGVGNGLDALVLALRAMGVTHGDEVIVPSNTYIATWLAVSQCGAIPVPVEPDLHTYNIDPLKIEAAITANTKVILPVHLYGQPADLDPILEIARHYQLWVLEDAAQAHGARYKGKRIGAHGDAVAWSFYPGKNLGALGDAGAITTNNPELSDRIRMLRNYGSRVKYVNEVQGVNSRLDPLQAAILRVKLQYLDEWNQRRQKLAQLYLTELQGTSVILPFVPPWAEPVWHLFVIRTPQRQTLQENLHAAGIGTLIHYPIPPHRQAAYANLDVSQKSFAIAERFAQEVLSLPISPHHSIEQLQTISQFIASLESPL